The genomic region TGTCATTGCTGCTTCAGGATGCTACTAGCAAAAAAATTGCTAAATTAAACTAGTTTGCTTTGCTTTTCttcattttatataaaaatatatttaataaataaaattcagagatgtttataaaattttcttGAAATCTGAGGAAATAAATAGAGCTGTTTAAAATCATAAAAGAGAAACTATTTTACACTACACTCGACGGTGTCCTTAATATATAAGAAAAACCAAACAAAGATGGCCAACGTAATTAATAGGTGTAGTGGAAATAACAAGAGTGAGGTGTACTTTGCAAAAGGGCAGATGTTAGGGGGGCAAaaagtatcttgaatttattaTGGATAGCATCTGGCTCTGCTCTCTACTATTTACTGTCATCATCATTTGTGTGAGCTGTGAGGGTTGGAATATCCCACTTTGGTTTTCTCACCCAACTGGGTGAATCCAACCCACTATCTGAACATGAATGTCTGCTTCCCTTGGGAAAGTCAATGGCAGTCTCCCCCATTTTCTTATCACCATTTACAAAGTCAATGCATTCCATTCATATACTTTGACAGGAAACAACCCTAAGGCTGTTTAATCTTCCTGTATTCCATATAATTATATGTAgctctaattaaatttaaaatcaaacCTCAAAAGTTCATCTTTTAGCTAGGTTAAGAGTGCagccaaaagaaaaagaaaataaagaacccaATGCTAAAATCCATGAATCACATCACTCACTTTGTACTTGCTTTGATCCATTTTGCAAAGTCTTTGTATGGTTTTAGATCTGATAGAAACACCAAATAAAAAACACACCAATGAAACTGAACATAGAAGTGATGGTCTAGGATGATGAAaacaaataacataattaaaattcTTCAAATAAATACATGACACATATATAGTTATatttgtatgtatgtatatatgtatatgtatcatGTCATTTGAAGTCACTTCCTTGTCTGACTTTCTTAATCTTGTTCCCTAGATCTGCAATAAGAGCTGGAGGGAACAAAGACTCGATCTCTTTCGTcaaatcaagcaaaattctcCTGCGAAGAGATTTTCGTTTTGCTGGTGACGATATAATGGGGAGGGATTTTGGTTTCCTTGGTGCAGGTGGGCACTTGAGGATGGCGGCGGCTGGGATTTTATGGTCCAATGAAGTAGGAGTCTTGAACCCATCGTTGGTCTTGAACCCATCGTTGTCGTTTTCATCTTGATAATCATTAGCAGCAGCAACCACCTCAGATTCAGAAGTACCCATCGTCACCAACTTgctcttctcttcttcttcttcctgtTTAACATTAGTTGCAGTTCCACAATCTTCATTGAATTCTAGAGGAGGCCTAACCAAGAAACTGAGTTCCATGGTACTTGAGACACCCATGAATGGAACTGGTTTTAATTTTGAGTACATGGAAGTCCAAAATCAACCTAGGATATGAAGAAATGGTGAAGGACAAAGAATTTAAAGATGAGAGAGAGGGATCAACTTATGAAAATTGCAAGCAAATGAAGGAAAAGACAGTTCAAGTACCAGCAGGAAAAAAAAGCCTAGAAAAACAAAGAGAAGAAGCTTGTTATTTGATATATAGTAAACGAAAAtgccaaagtttttttttttttttaattcatcacATCACCATCTTCCTTGATTGCTCTCtgaatttctttttctatcttggattttagTTTGGAATTTAGCTGCGAAATGAGAAAGAGAAAGCAAAGATGAGAGACAGAGAAAAGGCTTTGACAACCCACTTTGGCGTAGGATCCAATGCAACCatatatataaacaaaagaaCCCACACACAAATCTTTCTTGCTTTCACTCAATTTTATAACAAGTCTCTTTCTATAGcttaacctcctccacccctcctctCTCTCTTACTCCttctattatattaaaatttaagatttaatctttCTATTTTAATTTATCGAAATTTAATTCCTTACTTTTATATGGTGAATCCAAAGTAATAGCACTGCTAATTGTTACCATAAAAATGATgtgtatttttaattgtttattaAATCACATAATGAATCATATACGGattacaaaataaatattattaaatttaccGTCATTGTTCATCCTTACCTTTTATTCCGCTTTTCTATAAATGTTAAAACTTAAATGCTATTATCACCTTTGTTACTATTGGATACGTTCATAATAATCTGCCCCACTATATCTTATTTAACATTTAtaagttattttaataattttaatgtgAATTTGACATATAATTATCTATCAATGTCTCGTTTTAATATTTTAGGTTTTTTTCATATATTGTATTTCCTTTTTATCTTTTTAACAAttaagggtaaaataataattttaaaatatggtGACAGGACAAACAAATACTATAATTGTTTCATACCTTTCTTCCAAACAAAAAATTGCTCCATCCCTCACTTCCATTGTTCTAAAAATGATAATCTATATTCGGAATGGATCAGATTAAAATCTATCGGACAATTCAAGTTTTGTCAACCATGATCAATTAATACTTAAAGAAATTCCACATTATGTTGTACTAAATTAGAAAGATTATATCTCAAATTGCACCACAATAGAGGGACTAAAACCAGAAAtatacttttttattttcttgaaaCGGCGAAGTCCCTTTCTTTTCACTCCTTACAAAAAGCCTCACCCATTAACTAACTATATACAAAAATCTCGCTTAAGCAATCGCTTTTTCCTTGATTTCTACGAACTTTGATGCATCAAATCACGTGGTTTACTACAGAGGATATAACTATCATAACATTCATCTCTATATATACTTTTTTCCATGATTTCTCattattgtttgtttgttttctaagaaaagtaaaaaaaaagaggaaaaaactAACAATTACTGCATGTTTTTATGTTGTTGTAAGTGTTGTGTGGTTTTAAAGATGGGGAGAAAATGAGTTCATGGGGTCGCTTGCATTGGGAGGCAAGGGGACATTGCATGGTGTGTGGTTTAGCCGTGTAGGCCATGATCAAGCTTCCACTGCT from Gossypium arboreum isolate Shixiya-1 chromosome 1, ASM2569848v2, whole genome shotgun sequence harbors:
- the LOC108482379 gene encoding cyclin-dependent protein kinase inhibitor SMR3-like produces the protein MYSKLKPVPFMGVSSTMELSFLVRPPLEFNEDCGTATNVKQEEEEEKSKLVTMGTSESEVVAAANDYQDENDNDGFKTNDGFKTPTSLDHKIPAAAILKCPPAPRKPKSLPIISSPAKRKSLRRRILLDLTKEIESLFPPALIADLGNKIKKVRQGSDFK